A stretch of DNA from Opitutales bacterium:
CTGAGTTAAGCCGATTACGCGAGCTAGGATCGGTAATAACTATTTCATCGTTTAGAATAGAGCTCCCACAGCTCATCAAACGGATGGCCTTTTCATCTGTCAGAGTTGATTCCACTGCCAGGTTTTGCTCTAATTCAGAGGCCTCGAAGGCGGTGTAGATGGGGAAAGTCCCAGCTGGATTACTCGATGCGATCAAAGTAGACTCGGCCATGCCATAGCACGGGAAAAAGCACGAGGGATTGAGTCCGCAGTCGGCGAATTTTTCGGCGAAAGCCTCCATGACCTCGACACGGATTGGCTCAGATCCATTGAAGAGGCTCTTTAAGCTACTGAAATTGAGGCCCACTTTGTCCTCATCTTTGATTTTTTGAAGGCAGAGCTCGAAAGCGAAATTAGGGCCTCCTGTCGTACAGGGCCGATATTTGGTAATTGCTTGTAGCCAGCGAAGAGGCTTCTGGATAAAAGCAGCAGGTGCCATAAACACGCAATGTGCTCCCAAGTAAAGCGGGTGAAGCATACCAGCAATCAGGCCCATATCATGAAAAACCGGGAGCCAGGTGAGCCAGGTAGACTCTTCGGTCAGTCCCGTTGCCTCGGTGAGCATCTCTTCGTTGAAGATGATATTGTCGTGCGTGACCATTACCCCTTTCGGAGCTGCGGTGGAACCCGAAGTATATTGTAGGAAAGCTATGTCCTCCGGCCCAGCTGAGCGAAAGGAAGGGACTTCTGAATCAACGGAGTCTCCCAACGTATCGGTAGCGACAACTGGCAAGTGCTCTGATTGAATCCATCCTTCGATTTTTGCAGCGGCATCTGCTTGTGTGAAAACTGCCTGAGCCTCTGCATCTTTTAAGATGAGTTCGATACGCGGCATATGCCTCTGGTTGCGCGGAGGATAGGCAGGAACGGCGATGATTCCTGCATGGAGGCAGCCCAAAAAAGCAGGAAGAAAGGCGATACCAGGGCTGTATAGAAGCAGAATCCTAGATCCGGAAGTAATGGCACGGCCCCGAATCTCAGCACTGACTGCAAGGGTCTGCCTCCATAATTCACCAAAGCCAAGGCACACCTCAATGCCATCTTTCTCCCTCAGGTAAGTATACGCCACCTTATCCGGCTGCTGCTCAGCCCAAAGGGCCAAACGAGAGACGATAGTATCTGTTCCAGACGACGAAACTTGAAGGCTCATGGAGAGAGAAACAAACAGCTAAACAGAATAAGAAAAGGCCCAATTGAAACGAGAATCTTAAGGGACAGGCATTCTATAAGTTGTTGAGACTATGCCAACTCCGACAAATCAGGGAGCGTAAGATCTTGACCATAATCCGCTCCCGAACCAGCCCGATCAATAAGCACCGATCCACAGCCGGACTTTAACGCAACTTCAATATCTTTGCGCTCGTTCCCGACATATATTGCGTCGCGACACATATATCCTAATTCCTCGCATATGGATTCAAGCGTTACCTTCGAAGGTTTCCGCCAGCCGCAATCGCCTGAGGTAAGAACCACGTCGACGAGTTCCGACAAACCCGAATACTGAATATCCTCCATGACCAATTCCCGAGGCATGCCATACGGAACATCGGTGAAGACCCCGATCGACGCTCCTGATTTCTTGAGACGGGTTAAGCAACCATGCACTTCAGGAAAGCATGACAGTCTCTGTCTGAATACCTTGAAGAACGCCCTAGCAGCACCTAGAACGCACCCGGCATCTTGACCACTTGCTCCAAGACTACGACACACCTCATCAAGGATCTCAGAGAAGCTAAACTCGTTTTCTCGCGGGTTTTTGCGAGTGTTAAAACGTGATAACACCTCAGACGCTGATTTATATTGGCTCTTACTGGGTGCAGCCTCGAGATATTCCGCCAGAGACTTTAGAGCATCTTGATAATGTTCACTCCAACTCAAAGGAATCCCTTCGTATTCAACGAGCGTATCACCAAGATCAAAAATAACTGCACGCCCAATCTCCATCTCGATAAGGTGCCCTGATGACGGCGCTAGCCGACATTGGGGCCACCGGCTGGATATGGGTGACCGGTGGAGTGGGATTGGG
This window harbors:
- a CDS encoding AMP-binding protein, which encodes MSLQVSSSGTDTIVSRLALWAEQQPDKVAYTYLREKDGIEVCLGFGELWRQTLAVSAEIRGRAITSGSRILLLYSPGIAFLPAFLGCLHAGIIAVPAYPPRNQRHMPRIELILKDAEAQAVFTQADAAAKIEGWIQSEHLPVVATDTLGDSVDSEVPSFRSAGPEDIAFLQYTSGSTAAPKGVMVTHDNIIFNEEMLTEATGLTEESTWLTWLPVFHDMGLIAGMLHPLYLGAHCVFMAPAAFIQKPLRWLQAITKYRPCTTGGPNFAFELCLQKIKDEDKVGLNFSSLKSLFNGSEPIRVEVMEAFAEKFADCGLNPSCFFPCYGMAESTLIASSNPAGTFPIYTAFEASELEQNLAVESTLTDEKAIRLMSCGSSILNDEIVITDPSSRNRLNSGYVGEIWIRGRHVAKGYWNNPEATRETFHAYTSNTHEGPFLRTGDLGFFYKDQLYICGRIKELIILRGRNIYPQDVELSVQQAVAGLRPSSGAAFSISQNNEELLVVVQEVEREALRKLDFNQACLAIRQAVSRDHEVDIHAIEILSPGALPKTSSGKIQRRGSKRQFEEGSLKAVFRWQATAETMNAATSPHPSLLHSDSKNDDSLALTRWLRKSVATSAGLSFTDIDSNAPFTQYALDSTKLIALSGQLEEHLKTPVSPTLLFDFPCISQLVDHLTDAELTQSPTKAEAKSGDVAIVGMDCRLPGKADSLEAFWQLLVDETDAISEIP
- a CDS encoding HAD family hydrolase, with the protein product MEIGRAVIFDLGDTLVEYEGIPLSWSEHYQDALKSLAEYLEAAPSKSQYKSASEVLSRFNTRKNPRENEFSFSEILDEVCRSLGASGQDAGCVLGAARAFFKVFRQRLSCFPEVHGCLTRLKKSGASIGVFTDVPYGMPRELVMEDIQYSGLSELVDVVLTSGDCGWRKPSKVTLESICEELGYMCRDAIYVGNERKDIEVALKSGCGSVLIDRAGSGADYGQDLTLPDLSELA